The Nesterenkonia xinjiangensis genome contains a region encoding:
- a CDS encoding AsnC family transcriptional regulator, translated as MLDELELRITEALQCDPRASWRRIARVLGEHERLIARRGTALLESRRVVVAGIRPEGQSTVVRGICHPGARLTTAEALAMRPDSTFTYVLSGAFDVVAEVFRSPRSPSYSLDASITPGLSRAETLPILRYFRTIRGWRLGALTDAEIRALTSGPADVFPDGSCHGPETDVDRVILDALTVDGRMSHEEMARRAGVSESTVRRRFDLLLEDDRVNIRALVEPGAAGLHTEALLWMRVPPHRIEQVATEIAADRRARYVAAVAGACQVVADITVTDPPALYRFLTESPWARHVGALDVSMVAGARKRGGQLLRMPGATEDQPVALS; from the coding sequence GTGCTCGACGAGCTGGAACTCCGCATCACCGAGGCCCTGCAGTGCGACCCGCGTGCCAGCTGGCGGCGGATCGCGCGGGTGCTGGGTGAGCACGAGCGGCTGATCGCCCGCCGTGGAACCGCGCTGCTGGAGTCCCGCCGCGTCGTCGTCGCCGGGATCCGGCCCGAGGGGCAGAGCACAGTGGTGCGCGGGATCTGCCACCCCGGCGCCCGACTCACCACGGCCGAGGCGCTGGCGATGCGCCCCGACTCCACCTTCACCTACGTGCTCAGCGGCGCCTTCGACGTGGTCGCCGAGGTCTTCCGCAGCCCGCGCTCGCCCTCCTACTCCCTGGACGCCTCGATCACCCCTGGGCTCTCCCGGGCCGAGACGCTGCCCATCCTGCGGTACTTCCGCACCATCCGCGGCTGGCGGCTGGGCGCGCTGACCGACGCTGAGATCCGGGCGCTGACCTCCGGTCCCGCTGATGTCTTCCCCGACGGTTCCTGCCACGGGCCCGAGACCGACGTGGACCGTGTCATCCTCGACGCCCTCACCGTGGACGGCCGGATGAGCCACGAAGAGATGGCCCGCCGCGCCGGGGTCTCTGAGTCCACGGTCCGACGCCGGTTCGATCTGCTCCTGGAGGACGACCGGGTGAACATCCGTGCCCTGGTGGAGCCCGGCGCGGCGGGACTCCACACCGAGGCGCTCCTGTGGATGCGTGTGCCCCCGCACCGGATCGAGCAGGTGGCCACCGAGATCGCCGCGGATCGCCGGGCTCGCTATGTGGCCGCCGTTGCCGGGGCGTGCCAGGTGGTGGCTGACATCACCGTCACCGATCCGCCCGCGCTGTACCGCTTCCTCACCGAAAGTCCCTGGGCACGGCACGTGGGCGCCCTCGACGTCTCCATGGTGGCCGGTGCCCGCAAGAGGGGCGGTCAGCTCCTCAGGATGCCCGGGGCCACCGAGGACCAACCTGTGGCCCTCTCGTAG
- a CDS encoding amidase has translation MEDLLEHGAARLVELIVRGELSSVELTRAHLAQIEEVNPRLNAVVTLEPERALQEARAADARRSRGEPAGLLHGLPMTHKDTHDVAGMRTTQGSPLFADHVPEADDPLIARLRRAGVVSTGKTNVPEFAAGSHTFNDVFGATGNPYDTTRSAGGSSGGVAAAVASRIQPLGEGSDMGGSLRNPACWCNIVGFRPSHGLMPGASPGNVEAWLGRSGPMARTVEDIALFMRAVVAGTSDVPGTPFLPPEAFLLTGREPRARDLAGVRVGVTLDHGLDVPVEPAMREALQRAAAAFEELGAEVVESRHDFTGADEVFRVTRALDFAGALGALVSDHRERIKPEVIWNVEQGLALTVEQILDARRLLARLRAATRSCFEQVDLLLSPGAQLAPFDVSLRWPEEVDGRPMEDYLDWMRSASILSAVGIPTLALPAGFDAEGLPTGVQLSADHLRDPWLLQCGWAYERATGWSSVAPGILRS, from the coding sequence ATGGAGGATCTGCTGGAGCACGGGGCCGCCCGGCTGGTGGAGCTGATAGTCCGTGGCGAGCTCAGCTCCGTCGAGCTGACCCGGGCGCATCTGGCGCAGATCGAGGAGGTGAACCCGCGTCTGAACGCCGTGGTGACCCTGGAGCCCGAACGGGCGCTCCAGGAGGCTCGCGCCGCGGACGCCAGGCGCTCCAGGGGAGAGCCTGCGGGGCTGCTCCACGGCCTGCCGATGACCCACAAGGACACCCACGACGTCGCCGGGATGCGCACCACACAGGGCTCCCCGCTCTTCGCCGACCACGTCCCGGAGGCCGACGACCCGTTGATCGCCCGGCTGCGCCGCGCCGGTGTCGTCTCCACCGGGAAGACCAACGTGCCGGAGTTCGCCGCCGGGTCCCACACGTTCAACGACGTCTTCGGGGCCACAGGGAACCCCTACGACACCACGCGCAGCGCCGGCGGTTCCTCGGGAGGGGTGGCCGCCGCCGTGGCCTCCCGGATCCAGCCGCTGGGGGAGGGCAGTGACATGGGCGGCTCTCTGCGCAACCCCGCCTGCTGGTGCAACATCGTGGGATTCCGACCCTCCCATGGGCTGATGCCGGGAGCTTCACCGGGCAACGTCGAGGCCTGGTTGGGGCGCAGCGGACCGATGGCCCGCACCGTGGAGGACATCGCACTGTTCATGCGGGCCGTCGTCGCGGGGACCTCGGATGTTCCTGGGACGCCGTTCCTGCCGCCCGAGGCGTTCCTCCTGACCGGCCGGGAGCCACGCGCCCGAGACCTGGCCGGCGTGCGGGTGGGGGTGACTCTGGACCACGGGCTCGACGTGCCGGTGGAGCCCGCGATGCGGGAGGCTCTGCAGCGGGCCGCCGCCGCCTTCGAGGAGCTCGGTGCGGAGGTCGTCGAGTCCCGTCATGACTTCACGGGCGCCGACGAGGTCTTTCGCGTCACCCGCGCCCTGGACTTCGCCGGAGCGCTGGGCGCCCTGGTGAGCGACCACCGGGAACGGATCAAGCCCGAGGTCATCTGGAACGTGGAGCAGGGACTGGCCCTGACCGTCGAGCAGATCCTCGACGCCCGACGGCTGCTCGCCAGGCTGCGCGCGGCCACGAGATCATGCTTCGAGCAGGTCGACCTCCTGCTCAGCCCCGGTGCGCAGCTGGCACCCTTCGACGTCTCCCTGCGATGGCCCGAGGAGGTCGACGGTCGCCCCATGGAGGACTACCTGGACTGGATGCGCTCGGCGAGCATCCTCTCCGCCGTCGGGATCCCCACACTGGCACTGCCTGCCGGCTTCGACGCCGAGGGCCTGCCGACCGGGGTCCAGCTCAGCGCGGACCATCTGCGCGACCCCTGGCTCCTGCAGTGCGGGTGGGCCTACGAGAGGGCCACAGGTTGGTCCTCGGTGGCCCCGGGCATCCTGAGGAGCTGA
- a CDS encoding DUF5058 family protein — MSTASSNDIWAVAQSPWLWVCALVVFAVIGVQSWIYIRAARAAGEDVGISRRDLNRAFRSGAAASVGPSLAVVLVAIALLTLFGTPAVLMRIGLVGSAATETASATIAASSMGADLGGPAWTQEVFVVAFFAMCVSGGAWMLFTLIFTPILKRGSRRIARVNPRAMAIIPGSALLAAFMALTITELPKSAIHVIAVLVSGASMAAMMWLARRFDLGWLKEWALGLAIIIALAVIYVVHHGHLG; from the coding sequence ATGAGCACCGCGAGCTCCAACGACATCTGGGCGGTGGCCCAGTCGCCCTGGCTGTGGGTCTGCGCCCTGGTGGTCTTCGCCGTGATCGGCGTGCAGTCCTGGATCTACATCCGTGCGGCCAGGGCCGCCGGAGAGGACGTCGGCATCAGTCGCCGAGACCTGAACCGGGCCTTCCGCTCCGGGGCGGCAGCCTCGGTGGGGCCCTCTCTGGCAGTGGTGCTGGTGGCCATCGCCCTGCTGACGCTCTTCGGCACCCCTGCGGTCCTGATGCGCATCGGGCTGGTGGGTTCGGCAGCCACGGAGACGGCCTCGGCCACCATCGCCGCCAGCAGCATGGGTGCCGATCTGGGCGGGCCCGCTTGGACCCAGGAGGTGTTCGTGGTGGCGTTCTTCGCGATGTGCGTCTCCGGCGGAGCCTGGATGCTGTTCACGCTGATCTTCACGCCGATCCTCAAGCGCGGCAGCCGCCGGATCGCACGAGTGAACCCCCGGGCGATGGCGATCATCCCCGGCTCGGCCCTCCTGGCCGCATTCATGGCGCTGACCATCACCGAACTGCCCAAGTCCGCGATCCACGTGATCGCCGTCCTCGTCTCAGGTGCCAGCATGGCCGCGATGATGTGGCTCGCCCGGCGCTTCGACCTCGGCTGGCTCAAGGAGTGGGCGCTGGGCCTGGCCATCATCATCGCCCTGGCCGTCATCTACGTGGTCCACCACGGGCACCTGGGCTGA
- a CDS encoding amidohydrolase, translating into MTQTHALPAFALDPAEQEQMHQLYRTLHAEPELSMQEHRTAERIEGILDELGVEHFRCGGTGVVGLLRNGPGPVVAFRADTDGLPIAEQTGLAYASTARGRLEDGTDVPVMHGCGHDTHVASLVTATRLLLRERQRWSGTVVLIFQPGEETAAGARAMVADGLWDRAPRPEVVLGQHVSPDQAGTARLSLGPAMAMADSLRVRVPGRQTHGSQPQNGRDPIVAAAAMVTRLQTIVSRELAPQDPAVVTVGTFHAGLKENIIPAEAEFTVNVRTLTPEVREKVLAAVRRIIRAEAAGADLEEPEIREIYDFPLNHNHEATAQTVLEALRGSLGEEQVTESGPQMGSEDFGWLGASIGVPTVFWFFGGTADGDPEGPVNHSPHFGPVMEPTLSTGVTAALASLLHWVGQTD; encoded by the coding sequence ATGACACAGACCCATGCCTTGCCCGCCTTCGCCCTCGATCCTGCGGAGCAGGAGCAGATGCATCAGCTCTACCGGACACTGCACGCCGAGCCGGAGCTCAGCATGCAGGAGCACCGCACCGCCGAGCGCATCGAGGGCATCCTCGACGAGCTCGGCGTGGAGCACTTCCGCTGCGGCGGCACCGGAGTGGTGGGCCTGCTGCGCAACGGGCCGGGGCCCGTCGTCGCCTTCCGCGCCGACACCGACGGGCTGCCCATCGCGGAGCAGACCGGGCTGGCCTACGCCTCCACTGCTCGAGGCAGGCTGGAGGACGGCACCGACGTGCCGGTGATGCACGGCTGCGGGCACGACACCCACGTGGCCTCGTTGGTCACCGCCACCCGGCTGCTGCTCAGGGAACGCCAGCGCTGGTCCGGCACAGTGGTGCTGATCTTCCAGCCCGGGGAGGAGACCGCGGCCGGGGCGCGGGCGATGGTCGCCGACGGCCTCTGGGACCGGGCGCCCCGCCCCGAGGTCGTGCTCGGCCAGCACGTCTCCCCTGACCAGGCCGGCACGGCGCGGCTCAGCCTGGGCCCGGCGATGGCCATGGCCGACTCACTGCGGGTGCGCGTCCCGGGGCGGCAGACCCATGGCTCGCAGCCGCAGAACGGACGGGACCCCATCGTGGCCGCCGCGGCGATGGTCACCAGACTGCAGACCATCGTCTCCCGCGAACTGGCGCCTCAGGACCCCGCCGTCGTCACCGTCGGCACCTTCCACGCGGGACTCAAGGAGAACATCATCCCCGCCGAGGCTGAGTTCACCGTCAACGTCCGCACCCTCACGCCGGAGGTGCGCGAAAAGGTGCTGGCCGCGGTCCGACGGATCATCCGGGCCGAGGCCGCCGGAGCGGACCTCGAGGAGCCGGAGATCCGCGAGATCTATGACTTCCCGCTCAACCACAACCACGAGGCGACGGCCCAGACGGTCCTTGAGGCGTTGCGCGGATCCCTCGGGGAGGAGCAGGTGACCGAGTCCGGACCGCAGATGGGCTCGGAGGACTTCGGCTGGCTGGGAGCATCCATCGGGGTGCCCACCGTGTTCTGGTTCTTCGGCGGCACCGCCGACGGCGATCCGGAGGGCCCGGTGAACCACTCCCCGCACTTCGGACCGGTCATGGAGCCCACGCTGAGCACCGGAGTCACAGCCGCACTCGCCAGCCTGCTGCATTGGGTGGGTCAGACCGACTGA
- the rplA gene encoding 50S ribosomal protein L1: MAQRSKAYKASLEKIGEDSQYLPAEAVALAKSTNPSKKDTTVEVVFRLSVDPRKADQMVRGTVNLPHGTGKTARVVVFTQGDNAAKAEEAGADHVGADELIAKVADGWTDFDAAVASPDMMGKVGRLGKILGPRNLMPNPKTGTVTPDVAKAVSEIKGGKIDFRVDKHANLHFIIGRTNFDVKQLAENYAAALDEILRLKPSASKGRYIQKATVSTTFGPGIQVDPNVTKVVLDA, encoded by the coding sequence ATGGCACAGCGCAGCAAAGCATACAAGGCATCTCTCGAGAAGATCGGTGAAGACAGCCAGTACCTCCCGGCGGAGGCCGTGGCCCTCGCCAAGTCGACCAACCCGTCGAAGAAGGACACGACCGTCGAGGTCGTCTTCCGTCTGAGCGTCGACCCCCGCAAGGCCGACCAGATGGTCCGCGGCACCGTCAACCTGCCGCACGGCACCGGTAAGACCGCCCGCGTGGTGGTCTTCACCCAGGGTGACAACGCCGCCAAGGCTGAAGAGGCCGGTGCAGACCACGTCGGCGCCGACGAGCTGATCGCCAAGGTCGCCGACGGCTGGACCGACTTCGACGCCGCCGTGGCCTCGCCGGACATGATGGGCAAGGTCGGACGCCTCGGCAAGATCCTGGGCCCGCGCAACCTCATGCCGAACCCGAAGACGGGCACCGTGACGCCCGACGTCGCCAAGGCCGTCTCCGAGATCAAGGGCGGCAAGATCGACTTCCGTGTCGACAAGCACGCCAACCTGCACTTCATCATCGGCCGGACCAACTTCGACGTGAAGCAGCTGGCCGAGAACTACGCCGCCGCACTGGACGAGATCCTTCGTCTGAAGCCGTCGGCGTCGAAGGGCCGCTACATCCAGAAGGCGACCGTCTCGACCACCTTCGGTCCGGGAATCCAGGTCGACCCCAACGTCACGAAGGTCGTCCTCGACGCCTGA
- the rplK gene encoding 50S ribosomal protein L11 — MAPKKKVAGLIKLQIQAGAANPAPPIGPALGQHGVNIMEFCKAYNAATESQRGNVIPVEITVYEDRSFTFITKTPPAAELIKKAAGVAKGSGVPHTEKVGKLSQAQVEEIAQTKMEDLNANDLAAASKIVAGTARSMGITVDG; from the coding sequence ATGGCCCCGAAGAAGAAAGTCGCCGGCCTGATCAAGCTGCAGATCCAGGCAGGCGCCGCCAACCCGGCCCCGCCGATCGGACCTGCCCTCGGTCAGCACGGTGTCAACATCATGGAGTTCTGCAAGGCCTACAACGCGGCGACCGAGTCGCAGCGCGGCAATGTGATTCCTGTGGAGATCACGGTCTACGAGGACCGCTCCTTCACCTTCATCACCAAGACCCCGCCGGCCGCCGAGCTCATCAAGAAGGCCGCTGGTGTGGCGAAGGGCTCCGGCGTGCCGCACACCGAGAAGGTCGGCAAGCTCTCCCAGGCTCAGGTCGAGGAGATCGCCCAGACCAAGATGGAGGACCTCAACGCCAACGATCTGGCGGCGGCCTCCAAGATCGTCGCCGGCACCGCCCGCTCCATGGGCATCACCGTCGACGGCTGA
- the nusG gene encoding transcription termination/antitermination protein NusG — protein sequence MSDQELSQHTEADAEDAAAQAVEADEALAVEEAGAETPAEEGAEQTEQAPAEEPGPEAGDADEADSAAVDAEPADADASSAEDEATATEDVPEEEKSYEERADELRGKLRRQLGDWYVVHTYAGYEKRVKSNLETRIQTQDMEDFIYEIDVPMEEVVEIKSTQRKVVNRVRIPGYVVVRMELTDASWGVVRHTPGVTGFVGNAHDPHPLTPDEVFDMLAEHRLGKPDAPRKVDGGEQAAGGAAAQAEEVTVDFEVGESVTVNDGPFATLPASISEIHPDSRQLVVLVSIFERETPVTLNFNQVDKIY from the coding sequence GTGTCTGATCAGGAACTTTCGCAGCACACCGAGGCTGACGCCGAGGACGCGGCGGCCCAGGCCGTCGAGGCTGACGAGGCCCTCGCCGTCGAGGAGGCGGGCGCCGAGACTCCTGCCGAAGAGGGTGCCGAGCAGACCGAGCAGGCCCCCGCGGAGGAGCCTGGGCCCGAGGCGGGAGACGCCGATGAGGCCGACTCTGCGGCTGTCGATGCTGAGCCGGCCGATGCTGACGCCTCCTCCGCAGAGGACGAGGCCACCGCGACCGAGGACGTCCCCGAGGAGGAGAAGTCCTACGAGGAGCGTGCCGACGAGCTGCGCGGCAAGCTGCGCCGTCAGCTGGGCGACTGGTACGTGGTCCACACCTACGCCGGCTATGAGAAGCGTGTGAAGTCCAACCTGGAGACCCGCATCCAGACCCAGGACATGGAGGACTTCATCTACGAGATCGACGTCCCCATGGAAGAGGTCGTCGAGATCAAGAGCACCCAGCGCAAGGTCGTCAACCGAGTCCGCATCCCGGGTTACGTGGTCGTCCGCATGGAGCTCACCGACGCCTCCTGGGGCGTGGTCCGCCACACTCCCGGTGTCACCGGATTCGTGGGCAACGCCCACGACCCTCACCCGCTGACCCCCGATGAGGTCTTCGACATGCTCGCCGAGCACCGGCTGGGCAAGCCCGACGCTCCGCGGAAGGTCGACGGCGGGGAGCAGGCAGCCGGCGGCGCCGCCGCCCAGGCCGAAGAGGTCACCGTGGACTTCGAGGTCGGCGAGTCGGTCACCGTCAACGACGGTCCGTTCGCCACGCTGCCGGCCTCGATCTCCGAGATCCACCCGGACAGCCGCCAGCTGGTGGTGCTCGTCTCGATCTTCGAGCGCGAGACCCCGGTGACGCTGAACTTCAACCAGGTCGACAAGATCTACTGA